In Arctopsyche grandis isolate Sample6627 unplaced genomic scaffold, ASM5162203v2 HiC_scaffold_16, whole genome shotgun sequence, the genomic window aataaataagctcacatatcaaattaaaattagaatcaaagaaatcaaaaatgaagcttggtctaaaaaattagaaaaatcaagctcagttgatggctctctatggaaattagctaaagcgattcgcaggacaaaaactcgattcctccgttagatgatgcaggaatctcagtgacgcgtgattgcgacaaagcagaactattatcaaaatctttccaaaaacatcacacactcacacaacattacaatcacataccaacgcataataaagtcaaccggtccattaaaatcatcacaaaaactcccactaacagtaataaaaatataaaattggtgcatccgtgttaaatccaaaatataatacgtagtttaaaaaataaaaaggcacctgggcgagatttaatagataacatcataatcaaacaacttccgtttaaagctttagtctcactatctaaaatattcaacgcgtGTTTACTAActgggtatttcccagaatactggaaaacagccaacgtaattcccatacttaagcccgataaaagctcaaaaaacccggccaattatcgacccattagcttacctTGCACGCTTTcgaaaattctggaaaaaataatctacactcgtttacttaaagtcgtaaataagaaattaataaatgaacaatttggatttcgcactggacattccacgtcccaacaactaacaagactaactgaacacgtgacgaagaaatttaatatgaagagaagtaccggaatggtatgtctcgacatagaaaaggccttcgacacggtttgtcaaaataccaaactacctaattctcatcatcaaatcgtacctaactcgtagaaagctagaggttagcgtaaataatgaattatcgtctccaaaaatagtcacagctggcgttccgcaggggagcttgcttgtcccactcttgttctccatatatataaatgagtctagaggtaggataattacagtgctatcaattgttcggcaaacctttaacaatgcatttacaacctttgaacaatacacggccccctcaggctccggtgactataaatgacatacctattccaaaaaactgtcacatagccctatatgcagatgataccgcttgcttcacaagtagcaaaaaaccagacactattcttaaaaatcttgaattcgcaattaaaacaatgactgaacacttcactaagtggaaaattcaaattaatcaaatcaaaacagacgccatattctttagtgttagaaagcataagccaagttcagatctgaaaatcccctctggagaaagtctgaaatggcagtcagtaataaaatatttaggagtaacgttcgataaaagaatgagatgggcacctcacattgaggcagcgaaatgcaaggcgatgcggggtatatcctcaatatatccaatattgaatcgccatagttctttatcagcgctaaataaaataaaattatatcgcgcgctcatattaccattattaacctatgcatcacctgtatggaataacgcctcaaatactaacctttccaagctccaagtaatacaaaataaatccctaaaaataatttataatacacccatatatactaacctgaaaaaactgcatgccatatataatattccgtttgttacagacattactaacaaactaaccagtagattctatgacagaatcactaatgaccatactaacacacttgttaagagtctcggtgattataacaaaatgtctatacccttcaggtataaacacagattacctaaacacaatctgctttaggtcatcgactttagagagtctttaattaatattatgtattagatgtattatgaacatttataaggattgtaaataggtctttgagctctttttcctattatgctttagattaacattagaataatataatactgtgattgctaaccaaattaaattaaattgtaaaatagaaaatgatcagtagatcagtaactattaaaatagatataagatgtattgtgaacataatttcgtaataataaaaagcatttaaaaataaaaactatagggCGGGTaaggtgtgttgaccgtatcctgGCCTATTAAAACACGGTTGTGTTTTGAAGAGTtaagttattgtatgtacgaaggagttatgtatatgtaggtacatagttgCTCACTTtggagaagtgagctggctgaactccagaggtGCAGAATGTTCTCAGCGTCAACGTGTCGCCGTTCTGCTTGAATTGGTGTTTGGTATTTCATGTCTGGACGTTGTTGCTTTGCGAAATGAAATCGGCGTTTGGGCGTGGGATTTCGTGCATTTATTCCtacaaaacttttttcaaatttgaataaagCCTATAAAAagttatgatttaaaaaaaaaacaattagggGGAGTACACCTGTTTCAGacctccccccccccaaaaaatggataataattataaaaaaataaaagacagtGTATAGTTTTGTggctattaaaaatgtattaagtaTGATTATCAAATACTTATgtcgattatttttaatatttacaattaaaatattataataaaaagaattacaTGCAGATAATGTTTGCACATACGTTTATTCCatgtaatattttgtaagttctaaattttattaataggtttaataattattaaatacattaattaagtagtaatatgataaaaaaaattaaaataaatttgcttgaattttgatttatactttgtaaatacattaatcaagatgtaatatgaaaaaaaaaaaaaaagacttaTAAATagttatgtaaatttaaattaatcatcatTCCCTCATTCGCAATATCAGAATAGGCTGCATGTGTAGCATTGTCCATCTCGGCGGCCAAACTATTGGTGCTAAGAAGTGCATGGTTTGTACCGCCAATTCCACTGCCGCATTCCGGACATAAACTTTTCTGCATTGCTCCACCACACTCGGTGATACAATACGGATGACCATTCGGACATTTGAACCAATGACCCTGTTTCAATTCCATGGCTTTGACTATCATAGATCTTTCCGCATCTGAAACCTCAACTCTAAAAGTAAGCGATTTGAATAAACCTTTCACCATTACTTCAACATGTTTGTCAAAAGATTTAGTCGAAAATATAATCATGCTCAGATTTGATAAAGTGTCTTTATCTGTATTAGAGTTTGAAAGCCTTTGAGCGACTTCAAATCGGATTATACTCTCCATTCTGGCTAATTCAGTATTGAAATCTTCGATTTGTTGTTGAGTAACCTTAATTTTGCAATTACACAGGActctcaaaataaatttaagttgatttATTATGAGGTTAGATTCAATCTGCTGCTCTTCTTTCAGAATTATTTCAGATAAACGGTTCAATATAGTTGCTTGTACGATAAAATTCTCAATATCGGGTTTGCTCAGTTGCACAATTTTATTCCGTCGTTTTTTCTTATCTTGTATATCGTTGATATTGGCAATATGCGAATCtttctttattttcatcacaaccGTATTCCATTCAGAAACTAAACTCaataatatcattaataaattaaataaaatataatcttatgtacatatttacatatgaactATAATAAAAACCAACCTTTTGCAAATAATTCATTAACTTGCATCTTGGACAATTGATCAATTAGTTTATTCAGGTCcgcaattaaatttttaattttttttggatcacCATAAATCTTTTTCTTGGCATTCTGAACGTCATTGAATGCTGTTTTAATAGCTTTGTAATATCTTGGAGTATTCATCACATGTGCGCTACAATGTGGACATCGGGGATAAGCAATTTCTCCAGTTTCCAGAGACTTGATCCAATTATCCATACCATTCACTTCAATGATATGAGGACAATCAATCAGTTTAACGAATCTAAAacgatacattttaaaaattatactgcCAATATCATAattgtaattatgtaaatatgtatgtatattaattaaccTTGCATCCTCGTCTTCTTCATTGCCGAAGAAAATCTCTGGCATGTTTTCAGGATTACAAACCCTGCAAATATCTGGACACAATTCACCACACAAACCAAGACATCCATGACCACATTTCAGCTTACGAGGGCAAGGCTCAGAGCACGGTATTCTATCACATATTTCGCTGCATTCTTTAGTGCATTCGCTGTGAACGCAGCGCCGATTGCATTTATgctagaatataataataaaaaaacatgtattaAACCAtgctttaataa contains:
- the LOC143921869 gene encoding NFX1-type zinc finger-containing protein 1-like — encoded protein: MQIKMPEDFDKVLEGGCQNRCNVLLKCGHNCLQFCHVDLEKHEKYECNEECQRDCSVGHKCKLLCCQPCKCSEIVEKLFECGHTNKIMCSVKPDNVQCRIEVLHTFSECLHEVKLLCYIARGSPKCSIKCIDRLPCGHACTKLCHKDDDPEHLEYECKFECGRNNKGCVGEHRCKKLCHQECDPCTILMKKKRMNCSHSDSVPCHMDVNTVLCDKKCVRKMSCKHFCKNKCFEPCTNCRVTVKKERSCGHIIPIECSEDVEKIICSKRCNCILKCGHRCRDECMKRCSVKPCIEKIPNPYKSICGHVFKIPCCDSNLGAVGNILTMEYCTEPCRTILKDCEHICQGTCGKCRGRLHQPCSETCGNRLICGHICNDPCREDCSMCRKPCSVKCSHSKCPSTCGVPCKPCKHKCNRRCVHSECTKECSEICDRIPCSEPCPRKLKCGHGCLGLCGELCPDICRVCNPENMPEIFFGNEEDEDARFVKLIDCPHIIEVNGMDNWIKSLETGEIAYPRCPHCSAHVMNTPRYYKAIKTAFNDVQNAKKKIYGDPKKIKNLIADLNKLIDQLSKMQVNELFAKVSEWNTVVMKIKKDSHIANINDIQDKKKRRNKIVQLSKPDIENFIVQATILNRLSEIILKEEQQIESNLIINQLKFILRVLCNCKIKVTQQQIEDFNTELARMESIIRFEVAQRLSNSNTDKDTLSNLSMIIFSTKSFDKHVEVMVKGLFKSLTFRVEVSDAERSMIVKAMELKQGHWFKCPNGHPYCITECGGAMQKSLCPECGSGIGGTNHALLSTNSLAAEMDNATHAAYSDIANEGMMINLNLHNYL